One Chordicoccus furentiruminis DNA window includes the following coding sequences:
- the trpC gene encoding indole-3-glycerol phosphate synthase TrpC: protein MTILDEIAARTRERVAEAKRKCPDPYQVLGGREVFRRCDRPSGRHTQGAFPFEKALRKEGTGLICELKKASPSKGLIAPDFQYTQIASSYDAAGADCISCLTEPYWFLGRNEYLTAVREATDLPILRKDFTVDEYMIHEAKALGADAVLLIVSILDPFELRDDLQTAEAIGLSALVEAHDEREIETALKAGARIIGVNNRNLKDFSVDVRHAGELRALVPEGVLFVSESGVRGRADVAAAEAMRADAVLVGEALMRADNRASKIRELRGRGPAVKICGLMTEEDARAVNAVRPDFAGLVFADTRHRVNRDQARRIREILDPAIRTVGVFVDAREEDIIPLLNEGTIDLAQLHGSETDDMIRRIREATGKKVIKAIIMDEDAPDPDAYPSADYLLFDAGRGSGRTFRWDLLAGEKRPAKPFFLAGGLNPDNVGGAAAAVRPFGVDVSSGVEDSSGRKSSEAVKAFAAALRPGGLERRSELRRTER, encoded by the coding sequence ATGACGATTCTCGATGAAATCGCAGCGCGGACAAGAGAACGCGTCGCGGAAGCGAAAAGGAAGTGTCCGGATCCGTATCAGGTTCTCGGCGGAAGAGAAGTTTTCCGGCGGTGCGACCGTCCGTCCGGCCGGCATACGCAGGGAGCCTTTCCCTTTGAGAAAGCTCTCCGGAAAGAAGGAACCGGCCTGATCTGCGAACTGAAAAAAGCGAGTCCTTCGAAGGGGCTGATCGCGCCGGATTTCCAGTACACGCAGATCGCATCCTCCTATGATGCGGCCGGAGCGGACTGCATTTCATGCCTCACGGAACCGTACTGGTTTCTCGGGCGGAACGAATATCTGACGGCCGTCAGGGAAGCGACGGATCTCCCGATTCTCCGGAAGGATTTCACGGTGGACGAATATATGATCCACGAGGCGAAGGCTCTCGGAGCGGACGCGGTGCTGCTGATTGTGTCCATTCTTGATCCCTTCGAGCTTCGCGATGATCTCCAGACGGCGGAGGCAATCGGTCTCAGCGCGCTGGTGGAGGCGCATGACGAGCGGGAAATTGAGACAGCCCTGAAGGCCGGAGCCCGGATCATCGGCGTCAACAACCGGAATCTGAAGGATTTCTCGGTGGATGTCAGACACGCTGGCGAACTGCGGGCGCTGGTGCCGGAGGGCGTGCTTTTCGTGTCGGAGAGCGGCGTCCGGGGACGCGCGGATGTGGCGGCTGCGGAAGCGATGCGCGCGGACGCGGTGCTTGTGGGAGAGGCGCTGATGCGCGCGGACAACCGGGCATCCAAGATCCGTGAACTGCGCGGCCGGGGGCCGGCGGTGAAGATCTGCGGACTGATGACGGAGGAGGATGCGCGGGCCGTGAATGCGGTCCGGCCGGATTTTGCCGGGCTTGTCTTCGCGGATACGCGTCACCGCGTAAACCGGGATCAGGCGCGCCGGATCCGGGAGATTCTTGATCCGGCGATCCGGACGGTGGGCGTCTTCGTCGACGCCAGGGAAGAGGACATCATCCCGCTTCTGAACGAGGGCACGATTGACCTTGCCCAGCTTCACGGATCCGAGACGGACGACATGATCCGGCGGATCCGGGAGGCGACGGGAAAGAAAGTGATCAAGGCGATCATCATGGACGAAGATGCGCCGGATCCGGACGCGTATCCTTCAGCGGACTATCTTCTCTTCGACGCGGGACGGGGAAGCGGCCGTACGTTCCGGTGGGATCTCCTGGCCGGAGAGAAGCGGCCGGCAAAGCCGTTCTTTCTGGCGGGAGGGCTGAATCCGGACAACGTCGGTGGGGCCGCCGCGGCTGTCCGTCCCTTCGGCGTCGATGTCTCATCGGGCGTCGAG